A single Xiphias gladius isolate SHS-SW01 ecotype Sanya breed wild chromosome 22, ASM1685928v1, whole genome shotgun sequence DNA region contains:
- the LOC120783644 gene encoding protein rapunzel-like: MSSSLERVVAQKKEAIEAVMDMFERGAEVLASAVGELFPLCEAAAPVLRLALDNVLSKEVFYVKEQFLTVRNKLDVLSTQLEDIDCEIKKGRLDSQYFSMEENIRNQFRKYMDILEAKQEFREVKTRLFLEHFAKTGGEKNLFVLYDALMGTNSFGESVLQVVDRYVARNRRLLEDFCVRMKELFCLGLIALLGHCALTQGQEEEEDKIQEWSSKIEEVESRMKTTIESCIAAFPDQAKLDAQHHLQDKDEENLQDTTQQLLEFLVKKYDWVSWSVRLINHSGSTYRKWRAGEHFHHVAGQNWFEVLQVNNINLVVSYSTKPQPVPRDSIRQAMEGQGKKGNAPAVVEVLEKQLCGFVVHAVSRHKESAAAWSFPEGCHYWERHKNVAVCVHSE; encoded by the exons ATGTCCAGTTCATTGGAGAGGGTTGTGGCCCAGAAGAAGGAGGCCATCGAGGCAGTGATGGATATGTTTGAGAGGGGGGCCGAGGTGTTGGCCAGCGCCGTGGGTGAGCTCTTCCCCCTCTGTGAGGCCGCTGCTCCGGTTCTCCGCCTGGCCTTAGACAATGTCCTGAGCAAAGAGGTCTTTTACGTCAAAGAGCAATTCCTGACGGTGAGGAACAAGCTCGACGTGCTCTCCACCCAGCTGGAAGACATTGACTGCGAGATCAAGAAGGGGAGACTGGACTCCCAGTACTTCTCCATGGAGGAGAACATCAGAAACCAGTTTAGGAAATACATGGACATCTTGGAGGCAAAACAGGAGTTCAGGGAGGTGAAGACCAGGCTTTTTCTGGAGCACTTTGCTAAAACGGGGGGAGAGAAGAACCTGTTTGTGTTGTATGATGCTCTGATGGGTACTAACAGCTTTGGAGAGTCAGTTTTACAGGTGGTAGACAG GTATGTGGCGAGGAACCGCCGCCTCCTGGAAGATTTCTGTGTCCGGATGAAGGAGCTCTTCTGTTTGGGCCTGATTGCTCTGCTGGGCCACTGTGCCTTAACCCAAGgccaagaggaggaagaggacaaaaTCCAAGAGTGGAGCAGCAAAATCGAAGAAGTAGAATCCAGGATGAAGACAACCATTGAGTCCTGTATTGCTGCCTTCCCAGATCAAGCAAAATTAGATGCCCAGCACCACCTGCAAGACAAGGACGAAGAAAACCTGCAAGATACGACTCAGCAGCTTCTAGAGTTCTTGGTGAAAAAGTATGATTGGGTCAGCTGGTCAGTGAGGCTAATCAACCATTCAGGAAGCACCTACCGCAAATGGCGAGCAGGGGAGCACTTTCATCACGTGGCAGGACAGAACTGGTTCGAGGTGCTGCAGGTGAATAACATAAACCTGGTGGTGTCGTACAGCACCAAACCCCAGCCGGTGCCCCGCGACAGCATCCGGCAGGCGATGGAGGGCCAGGGGAAGAAGGGAAACGCCCCGGCGGTGGTGGAGGTGCTGGAGAAGCAGCTGTGCGGGTTTGTCGTTCACGCCGTCAGTCGCCACAAGGAGTCTGCAGCTGCATGGAGCTTTCCAGAGGGATGCCACTACTGGGAGAGACACAAGAatgtggcagtgtgtgtgcactctgAGTAA